The Nitrospirales bacterium genome includes a window with the following:
- a CDS encoding pilus assembly protein yields the protein MKKPHGHTALEFSLMLPLFLFAAMAVTEFGWFYLHQHVLQYATREGMRVGLLGVTLEDESNNPLTREKSIVKAINDQTFSVMKIDPSKIWIFPVGSDYSDPTSWDTNPVNAGAGGAYMRVRVQYEHQFLTPFLDTFFSHSGSGIILAAEGTYRNEDF from the coding sequence ATGAAGAAGCCGCATGGTCATACAGCTCTTGAATTTTCGTTGATGCTTCCGTTGTTTTTATTCGCGGCCATGGCGGTTACGGAATTCGGCTGGTTCTATCTTCATCAACATGTGTTGCAGTATGCCACCCGAGAAGGGATGCGCGTGGGCCTGCTTGGCGTGACCTTGGAAGATGAGAGCAATAACCCTCTGACGCGGGAGAAATCGATCGTCAAAGCGATAAACGATCAGACGTTCTCAGTGATGAAAATTGACCCGAGTAAAATATGGATATTCCCTGTCGGATCAGATTATTCCGATCCGACGAGTTGGGATACGAATCCTGTCAATGCGGGGGCAGGCGGGGCATACATGCGAGTGCGTGTTCAGTACGAACATCAATTTCTGACACCATTTCTTGACACGTTCTTCTCTCATAGTGGATCGGGCATAATTCTGGCTGCTGAAGGAACTTATCGTAATGAAGATTTTTAA
- a CDS encoding TIGR00300 family protein yields the protein MATQTVLLSGHIIDSLILAKVLDTIVMLEGTFDLLTVEIGKSREESSHVKIQIHAATSDRLAEIVEAIQPHGARIEEEINCSVQAAPADGVLPDTFYATSHLPTQIRVNGAWIEVEGTEMDLAIAVCEETVTARMVPMADVKKGDLIVTGSDGIRVLPLERPEERDVFGFMEAQVSSERPYRPVIGDIARRMRGIAQERRTGNSPRKVLLAGGPAIVHAGGREALAWLINSGYIHVLFCGNALAAHDMEASIFGTSLGYNLGAGRTVPHGHEHHLRTINRIRSIRSIEKAVKTGVIRDGIMAACVHHDVHVVMAGTIRDDGPLPGVITDSMQAQAAMRAALPGVDLALLVASTLHAVATGNLLPAMVPTVCVDINPAVPTKLSDRGSFQAVGLVMDSSSFLRELARELGWQEQNS from the coding sequence ATGGCTACACAGACAGTCCTCTTGAGTGGACATATTATCGATTCGCTAATCTTGGCGAAAGTGTTAGACACGATCGTCATGCTTGAAGGGACTTTTGACCTCCTAACGGTAGAAATCGGGAAGTCACGAGAAGAATCCTCCCATGTCAAAATTCAGATCCACGCAGCCACTTCCGATCGTCTCGCGGAGATCGTGGAAGCCATTCAACCCCATGGCGCGAGAATCGAGGAGGAGATCAATTGCTCGGTTCAAGCGGCTCCAGCCGATGGAGTCCTTCCCGACACGTTTTATGCTACGAGTCATCTGCCAACCCAGATTCGCGTGAATGGAGCTTGGATCGAAGTCGAAGGGACCGAGATGGATCTAGCCATTGCTGTCTGTGAGGAGACTGTGACTGCTCGAATGGTGCCGATGGCTGATGTGAAGAAAGGCGATCTCATCGTGACAGGGAGCGATGGTATTCGCGTTCTTCCGCTCGAGCGTCCGGAAGAGCGTGATGTATTCGGCTTTATGGAAGCCCAGGTTTCCTCCGAGCGCCCCTATCGTCCCGTCATCGGGGATATCGCCCGTCGAATGCGGGGAATAGCTCAGGAACGTCGGACCGGAAATTCCCCGCGAAAAGTGCTGTTGGCCGGGGGGCCGGCTATCGTCCATGCCGGTGGTCGGGAGGCGTTGGCGTGGCTCATAAACTCGGGGTACATTCATGTCTTGTTCTGCGGGAATGCCCTCGCGGCTCATGATATGGAAGCCAGTATATTTGGGACGTCGCTGGGGTACAATCTCGGGGCAGGGAGAACGGTTCCTCATGGTCATGAACATCATCTCCGAACCATCAATCGAATACGGAGCATAAGGAGCATCGAGAAGGCCGTCAAAACAGGAGTCATTCGGGACGGTATCATGGCCGCATGCGTTCATCATGATGTGCATGTGGTCATGGCGGGGACGATTCGTGACGATGGTCCTTTGCCGGGAGTGATAACCGATTCGATGCAAGCTCAAGCCGCGATGAGAGCGGCCCTTCCCGGTGTCGACTTGGCGTTGCTGGTCGCATCAACGCTCCATGCCGTTGCGACCGGAAACTTGCTGCCGGCTATGGTTCCAACGGTTTGTGTGGATATCAATCCGGCGGTTCCGACAAAGCTGAGCGATCGCGGGAGCTTTCAAGCCGTGGGACTAGTGATGGACTCATCGTCGTTTCTTCGCGAATTGGCCAGGGAGTTAGGCTGGCAGGAGCAGAACTCGTGA
- a CDS encoding TadE/TadG family protein, translating to MCRHLHNQKGGFLILGAIFIALLFGFAALGIEVGRWFAVKAEMAKAVDAASLAGATHFTNPNIQDKQLFIQRMAQANFYDGILGTDEYTTFTVTTSNTGKVTINGQANVLNTVSKALFSAGTVPVAALGAARLGGAEIGLVLDVSGSMYGTPISDLKSAAKQFLDNFEDTEDRNKFGLVAFAHGAEVRYPLQDYYYNDLAGTSGYINALTAVGGTNTEYALERAKNDLGYTDQTGVPDDERLDQYIIFISDGNPTAFTGSFTRDGNEIQAVAYASSDSSRVLYDPNMQSQSLGIAQYETGDGLPVASTACTGLNTKWHVFSDPVYGMTNYNSILGTSNPIQCGITRGNIKLYVDEIIKQMAIDHATEIKNQGILIYSIGFGGMDLAFLNAISSGPEYTFPAASSSELQDLLQIIANRLKLRLLE from the coding sequence ATGTGCAGACATCTACATAATCAAAAAGGCGGATTCCTCATACTGGGGGCGATTTTTATCGCCCTCCTTTTTGGGTTTGCCGCATTGGGTATAGAAGTCGGACGATGGTTCGCCGTGAAAGCCGAGATGGCGAAGGCGGTTGACGCCGCCTCTCTGGCAGGGGCGACGCATTTTACCAATCCAAATATTCAAGATAAACAACTATTCATTCAACGGATGGCCCAGGCGAATTTTTATGATGGGATCTTGGGGACGGACGAATACACGACATTTACCGTGACGACGAGCAACACGGGAAAGGTCACGATCAATGGACAAGCCAATGTTCTCAATACAGTCAGCAAGGCGCTTTTCTCAGCAGGGACCGTCCCCGTGGCTGCGTTGGGTGCCGCGCGGCTTGGGGGTGCAGAAATCGGCTTAGTCTTGGACGTTTCGGGCTCAATGTACGGAACGCCCATTAGTGATCTGAAAAGTGCTGCAAAGCAGTTTCTTGATAATTTCGAAGATACGGAGGATCGTAATAAGTTTGGGCTTGTGGCCTTTGCGCATGGGGCAGAAGTGAGATATCCCCTTCAAGATTATTATTACAATGATCTTGCGGGAACGTCTGGATACATTAATGCTCTCACTGCAGTGGGGGGAACGAATACTGAGTATGCCTTGGAACGAGCCAAAAATGATCTGGGTTATACCGACCAAACAGGCGTTCCGGATGATGAACGACTCGATCAGTACATTATATTTATCTCGGATGGCAATCCGACAGCCTTTACGGGATCCTTTACGCGAGATGGAAACGAAATTCAGGCAGTGGCCTATGCCTCGTCAGATTCCTCCAGAGTGCTCTATGACCCCAATATGCAATCACAATCTTTGGGTATTGCCCAATACGAAACAGGAGATGGATTGCCCGTAGCATCAACCGCTTGTACAGGGCTTAATACAAAATGGCATGTGTTCAGTGATCCTGTGTATGGAATGACCAATTACAACAGCATTTTAGGGACTTCCAATCCTATTCAATGTGGTATTACTAGGGGCAATATTAAATTGTATGTGGATGAAATAATAAAACAAATGGCGATCGATCATGCCACCGAAATCAAGAATCAAGGTATTCTCATTTACTCCATCGGGTTCGGAGGTATGGACCTGGCATTTCTGAATGCCATTTCAAGTGGGCCAGAATATACCTTCCCTGCAGCTAGTTCTTCAGAATTGCAGGACCTTCTTCAAATCATTGCGAACCGCCTAAAACTAAGGCTCCTTGAATAG
- a CDS encoding HNH endonuclease: MTNTEPYFELESDPALQRHIKIERERARKLRKTSWWRELIAKGLCHYCQQAYPPAELTMDHIVPLARRGKSSKGNVVPSCRPCNGKKNLETPVETILNTLKPSP, encoded by the coding sequence ATGACCAACACAGAACCCTACTTCGAACTTGAATCTGATCCGGCCCTGCAACGTCATATCAAGATCGAGAGAGAGCGGGCACGGAAACTACGAAAAACATCATGGTGGCGGGAGTTAATCGCGAAAGGGCTCTGTCATTACTGTCAACAAGCATATCCTCCTGCCGAATTGACGATGGATCATATCGTTCCGCTGGCGCGAAGAGGCAAAAGCTCCAAAGGCAATGTGGTGCCATCTTGTCGGCCATGCAATGGAAAAAAAAATCTGGAAACTCCGGTTGAAACGATCTTAAATACACTCAAGCCTTCCCCCTGA
- a CDS encoding ABC transporter permease, whose protein sequence is MQNQIQEVLALTNRWVKRLSREKFSMLFTLVQPMLFWLIFFGSLFQRAADVQVVQAPNYISFLAAGVVVMTVLNNGLAGGVDLLFDKENGFLERLMATPIRRSSVILSRFLFVMAITAMQILVILGVAFFFGVRPETGLLGIAAILFIGMLFGVGLTAISMAMAFSVKSHGDFFSVLGFLSLPMIFLSSALVPLSAMPGWMQALASLNPMTWVIDAVRPLILTGWGAALPQILIAVAVLVVFDALCLYGGAKAFKKTVG, encoded by the coding sequence ATGCAGAATCAAATACAAGAAGTGTTGGCGCTCACGAATCGATGGGTCAAGCGACTCAGTCGAGAGAAATTTAGCATGTTGTTCACTCTCGTCCAACCCATGCTCTTTTGGCTGATTTTTTTTGGAAGTCTTTTTCAACGAGCCGCGGATGTTCAGGTGGTCCAGGCTCCGAATTACATCAGTTTTTTGGCGGCTGGTGTCGTTGTCATGACGGTCTTGAATAATGGGTTGGCTGGAGGCGTCGATTTACTCTTCGATAAAGAAAACGGATTTTTAGAACGTTTGATGGCCACGCCTATTCGTCGTTCTTCCGTCATTCTGAGCCGTTTCTTGTTCGTGATGGCAATCACGGCCATGCAGATTTTGGTTATCCTTGGTGTCGCCTTCTTTTTTGGCGTGCGTCCTGAAACTGGGCTGTTGGGTATTGCCGCCATCCTGTTTATCGGTATGTTATTCGGTGTGGGATTAACGGCCATTTCGATGGCCATGGCCTTTTCTGTCAAAAGCCATGGTGACTTTTTTTCTGTCTTAGGGTTTCTTTCCCTTCCAATGATCTTTCTCAGCTCGGCTTTAGTCCCCCTTTCGGCCATGCCCGGATGGATGCAGGCTCTCGCCTCTCTCAATCCTATGACCTGGGTAATTGATGCGGTTCGTCCGTTAATCTTGACTGGATGGGGAGCAGCTCTTCCTCAAATCTTAATCGCCGTCGCTGTCTTGGTCGTTTTTGATGCCTTGTGCCTCTATGGAGGCGCCAAAGCGTTCAAGAAAACGGTGGGATAA
- a CDS encoding MBL fold metallo-hydrolase: MQVTILGSGTNLHPRRAAAGYLVQTSQPFLIDFGPRTLTNLIKTGFNRHRLEYLLFTHYHADHFADFIPFFFDAVCHSQYTESRPDLTIIGPKGTKHLFRSILKTFPVFDQAPFRVRIKEVEARPFMIGTTRITPRVMTHTDKQTCLGYRVEYQGHCFAYSGDACYSPNLVQLCRDVDCAILDCSFPRNRPGAAHMHAGDCGKVAQEAGVKRLVLTHFYPVAERYDVKKQAARAFRGKISLARDLMKLKW; this comes from the coding sequence GTGCAAGTTACGATTCTCGGTTCTGGTACGAATCTTCACCCTCGCCGCGCGGCAGCAGGTTACCTGGTACAAACCAGTCAACCTTTTCTGATTGACTTCGGTCCTCGCACATTAACGAATCTGATAAAAACCGGGTTCAATCGCCATCGGCTGGAATACCTTCTTTTCACCCATTACCATGCCGACCATTTTGCCGATTTCATTCCCTTCTTTTTTGATGCGGTGTGCCACTCGCAATATACTGAAAGCCGACCCGATCTCACCATCATTGGGCCAAAAGGAACGAAACATCTCTTTCGTAGCATTCTGAAGACTTTTCCTGTCTTTGACCAGGCCCCTTTTCGAGTCAGAATCAAAGAAGTGGAGGCCCGTCCCTTCATGATTGGAACGACTCGTATTACCCCTAGGGTCATGACGCATACAGACAAACAAACGTGCTTAGGATACCGGGTCGAATATCAAGGTCACTGCTTCGCGTATTCCGGCGATGCCTGTTATTCACCGAATCTGGTGCAATTGTGTCGAGATGTCGATTGTGCCATTTTGGACTGCTCCTTTCCAAGGAATCGCCCTGGTGCGGCACATATGCATGCTGGAGATTGCGGGAAAGTTGCCCAGGAAGCTGGAGTCAAACGCCTCGTCTTGACGCATTTCTATCCGGTAGCCGAACGATATGACGTGAAAAAGCAGGCGGCCAGGGCCTTTCGCGGAAAGATCTCTTTAGCCCGAGATTTGATGAAACTGAAATGGTAG
- a CDS encoding zinc metallopeptidase: MIRLLLFLVVLAAVFVGPQLWIKRVFAQHSKLREDFPGTGGELARHLLDRFRLEQVQVETTDTSDHYDPIKKIIRLTPENFHGKSLTAATIAAHEVGHALQDQAGYAPLKERTRFVRIAQGAEKVGAFVMLGIPLVAGITRAPGAGILVMCAGIATMGVGTLIHLLTLPVEWDASFKRALPVLERGGYLSREDLVDARTILRAAALTYVAGSMASLLNLWRWVAMMRR, from the coding sequence ATGATTCGCCTTCTCCTGTTTCTCGTAGTGCTGGCCGCGGTATTCGTCGGTCCCCAGTTGTGGATCAAACGAGTCTTCGCGCAGCACAGCAAGTTGAGAGAAGACTTTCCGGGAACCGGAGGCGAATTGGCGAGACATCTACTGGATCGATTTCGTTTGGAACAGGTCCAGGTTGAAACGACCGACACCAGCGACCACTATGATCCCATCAAGAAAATCATCAGACTAACCCCTGAGAACTTCCATGGCAAATCCTTGACCGCCGCCACGATCGCGGCCCATGAAGTCGGTCACGCCCTTCAAGACCAAGCCGGCTACGCGCCCCTGAAAGAACGCACACGGTTCGTTCGGATAGCACAGGGTGCCGAGAAAGTTGGCGCGTTCGTCATGCTGGGCATACCACTCGTCGCGGGGATCACACGCGCTCCTGGAGCGGGGATCTTGGTCATGTGCGCGGGCATCGCCACGATGGGTGTCGGAACACTGATCCATCTGTTGACTCTGCCAGTCGAATGGGATGCGAGTTTCAAGCGGGCGCTTCCAGTCTTGGAACGGGGAGGGTATTTGTCCCGGGAAGATCTCGTAGATGCGAGAACAATCTTAAGGGCCGCCGCGCTGACCTACGTCGCAGGGTCCATGGCGAGCTTGCTCAATCTCTGGCGGTGGGTGGCGATGATGCGCCGATAA
- a CDS encoding arginine deiminase-related protein yields MSRLLMCRPEYFGVEYEINPWMRISNASDSSRCLTQWQALVQVLNQDLGVEIELIEPQKGLPDLVFTANAGVVARGKAVPSRFRHPERQQEEQHFERWFDVHELEVIRLDSDLYFEGAGDLLGFSDVWFGGYRQRSDIRAYTVLTAIFQKEILPLELVDAKFYHLDTCFCPLSGGELLYYPGAFDSYARTVIESRLEKKRRLPVPGEEAERFACNAVCVGRHVVLPKGCPTTMRLLESHGYKTHPLELDEFMKAGGSAKCLTLALD; encoded by the coding sequence GTGAGCAGGCTACTGATGTGCCGGCCGGAGTATTTTGGGGTGGAATACGAGATTAATCCCTGGATGCGGATATCCAACGCCTCTGATTCCTCAAGATGTCTAACGCAATGGCAAGCGCTGGTTCAAGTTCTCAACCAAGATCTGGGAGTCGAGATAGAGTTGATCGAGCCCCAGAAAGGATTACCGGATTTAGTGTTCACCGCGAATGCAGGTGTTGTTGCCCGAGGGAAAGCGGTTCCTAGCCGCTTTCGTCATCCTGAACGTCAACAGGAAGAGCAGCATTTTGAGCGATGGTTTGACGTGCATGAGTTGGAAGTGATTCGGTTGGATTCTGACCTGTATTTCGAAGGGGCAGGAGACCTCTTGGGGTTCTCAGATGTGTGGTTCGGAGGATATCGACAACGGAGCGATATCCGAGCGTATACCGTCCTCACGGCGATCTTTCAGAAGGAAATTCTTCCACTCGAACTCGTCGATGCAAAGTTTTATCACCTTGATACATGTTTCTGCCCTCTCAGTGGAGGTGAATTGCTGTATTATCCGGGAGCCTTCGACTCCTATGCGCGAACGGTTATTGAATCACGTCTCGAGAAGAAACGACGATTACCCGTTCCCGGTGAGGAAGCGGAACGCTTTGCCTGCAATGCCGTGTGCGTCGGGCGGCATGTCGTACTTCCGAAGGGCTGTCCGACAACCATGAGGTTGCTCGAAAGCCATGGGTACAAGACCCATCCGCTTGAATTGGACGAATTCATGAAAGCGGGAGGGTCAGCCAAATGTCTCACCCTTGCCTTAGATTGA
- a CDS encoding pilus assembly protein: MKIFKTFRRSKAIGHSLENNRGIVAMEGLFIMMVFLALAFGIVEFGSIIHAQTTVTHIAREGGNLASRDYNAGEDLLDLLVSSSSSLDFSQNPGSYKMYLLSVDAGDATNNNPTCATISQRGTLAGSHVVSPQTELHCGLTPELATYLTHDGTSVPIDRLTIVKVYYHHHPMTPLGGVLAASMFGGSRHENGDIILTSKSIF, from the coding sequence ATGAAGATTTTTAAGACTTTCAGAAGAAGTAAAGCGATTGGCCACTCTCTAGAAAACAACAGAGGCATCGTCGCCATGGAAGGCCTGTTCATCATGATGGTCTTTTTGGCCTTGGCCTTTGGCATCGTGGAATTCGGCTCGATCATTCATGCTCAAACGACTGTGACGCACATTGCCCGGGAAGGAGGGAATCTGGCTTCTCGAGACTATAATGCGGGTGAGGACCTTTTAGATCTGTTGGTCTCTTCGAGTTCTTCACTGGACTTCAGTCAAAACCCTGGCTCTTATAAAATGTATCTCCTTTCCGTCGATGCTGGCGATGCAACCAATAATAATCCAACATGCGCGACGATTTCCCAACGAGGGACGCTAGCGGGAAGCCATGTTGTTTCACCGCAGACTGAACTACATTGTGGTCTGACCCCTGAGCTAGCGACCTATCTCACCCACGATGGAACCAGCGTACCGATCGATCGGCTCACGATTGTGAAGGTCTATTATCACCATCACCCGATGACGCCACTCGGTGGAGTACTGGCTGCATCGATGTTCGGTGGAAGTCGGCACGAGAATGGAGACATCATCCTCACGAGCAAGTCAATCTTTTAA
- a CDS encoding transglutaminase-like domain-containing protein — protein MDNDSSTERKIQALLRLLTDPNPKIAATIQQELVRMGQTALPFLEHSDFTEQGLATRVEEIREDIRFSVIRRELERLLADEQSLNLESGTFLLARSAYPNLDVESYIRQLDALADEVRPRIHSTLPPEDASLILCEYLFREKGFCGNRELYYDPENSFLNRVLDRRTGIPITLCALYLFISGRLGIPCAGVGMPGHFVVGIEETDPALFIDCFNGGVFLQAKDCERFLTEAGIGFDDSFLSRTPNDLILARMIRNLISIHEKQDQAKQVERWHSLIAALERTPEIE, from the coding sequence ATGGACAACGATTCGTCAACGGAACGGAAAATCCAAGCCCTTCTTCGTCTCCTGACAGATCCGAACCCCAAGATTGCTGCAACGATTCAACAGGAGCTTGTCAGGATGGGACAAACGGCTTTGCCATTTCTTGAACATTCCGATTTCACCGAACAGGGGCTAGCGACTCGAGTTGAAGAAATTCGCGAAGATATTCGATTTTCTGTGATTCGTAGAGAATTGGAGCGACTCCTTGCGGATGAGCAATCCCTCAATTTGGAATCTGGAACGTTTTTGCTTGCCCGTTCGGCGTATCCCAATCTTGACGTAGAGTCGTATATTCGCCAACTTGATGCGTTGGCCGACGAGGTACGTCCCCGCATCCATTCAACGTTACCGCCAGAAGATGCCAGCCTGATTCTTTGTGAATATCTTTTTCGGGAGAAGGGGTTCTGCGGGAACCGGGAGCTGTACTATGACCCGGAGAATAGCTTTTTAAATCGTGTGCTTGATCGTCGAACGGGAATTCCTATCACGCTGTGCGCGCTCTATTTGTTCATTTCCGGTCGTTTAGGTATTCCTTGTGCCGGTGTCGGGATGCCGGGGCATTTTGTGGTCGGCATCGAGGAAACCGATCCGGCGTTGTTTATCGATTGTTTTAACGGAGGAGTGTTTCTTCAGGCGAAAGATTGTGAACGGTTTTTAACGGAAGCTGGAATCGGGTTTGATGACTCCTTCCTCAGTCGGACACCGAATGACTTGATCTTGGCGAGGATGATCAGGAACCTGATAAGCATTCATGAAAAACAGGATCAGGCCAAGCAGGTCGAGCGTTGGCATTCGCTGATTGCTGCGTTGGAACGTACGCCGGAGATCGAATAG
- a CDS encoding HEAT repeat domain-containing protein: MGNEPSPSGQVNVLAGLAILGLVVGGIWVWHHLSFDTQDWIIDDIVPVLLVLVAVGAALWVIIRKFQAKRQIRLRRDRLIKRFEQEASPKKRLDIAFVLVELNDYQLAGLESIVEPMAELFISTLKTALGDKQHRIRGMAASYLGVLQYRPAIALLLRALEDDHAHVRASAALALGRMRAIEARGKLEYTMKEDWDQTVRSRAREAFERISRIDGQPLVEKT; encoded by the coding sequence ATGGGAAATGAACCAAGTCCTTCTGGTCAAGTCAATGTCCTAGCCGGACTGGCTATCCTAGGCCTCGTGGTTGGCGGTATTTGGGTTTGGCATCATTTATCGTTCGATACGCAGGATTGGATTATCGATGACATCGTTCCTGTATTGCTCGTTCTCGTTGCAGTGGGTGCCGCACTGTGGGTGATTATTCGGAAATTTCAAGCGAAACGCCAGATCCGGCTGAGACGCGATCGCCTGATCAAACGATTCGAACAAGAAGCCTCCCCGAAGAAACGTCTGGACATTGCCTTTGTGCTGGTTGAACTCAATGACTACCAATTGGCTGGGTTGGAATCTATTGTTGAGCCAATGGCAGAGCTTTTTATTTCCACATTGAAAACCGCGTTGGGTGACAAGCAGCACCGGATACGGGGCATGGCGGCGAGCTACCTCGGGGTTTTACAGTATCGGCCCGCGATTGCACTCTTGCTTCGTGCGCTCGAAGATGATCATGCCCATGTTCGTGCTTCAGCGGCGTTGGCTCTTGGCCGGATGCGCGCGATCGAGGCAAGAGGAAAACTGGAATATACGATGAAGGAGGATTGGGACCAAACCGTGAGAAGCCGCGCCCGTGAAGCCTTTGAACGAATTAGCCGGATCGACGGCCAGCCATTGGTAGAAAAGACGTAA
- a CDS encoding ATP-binding cassette domain-containing protein translates to MTTSSVAIEVVGLCKTYENLAAVQDLSLTVNTGEIFGLLGPNGAGKSTTLRILITTLKPTSGKATILGHDVLTEADTVRQLIGYVPQERAIDRFLTGREHLLLLGDLYHLPKEESVRRIQELLKLVDLEDHADRVAKTYSGGMKRKLDIACGLLPNPRVLFLDEPTLGLDVQSRLNVWEYVRRLREQGMTIVMTTNYLDEADQLCDRIAIIDGGRIRTIGSPKELKAGLGGDGVSLSLRDTEPALLEKLAGEIKGLSFIRSVRPHARGLDIRVEAPEKALPALFEVTNRLGCKLEGVEYHRPRLDDVFINFTGHSIDETPQPADQD, encoded by the coding sequence GTGACTACCTCATCAGTTGCGATAGAAGTCGTAGGTCTGTGCAAAACGTATGAGAATCTGGCCGCCGTCCAAGATTTATCACTCACGGTAAATACGGGAGAAATATTTGGTCTGCTCGGCCCGAATGGAGCCGGTAAGAGTACGACTCTTCGGATTCTCATCACGACCCTCAAGCCCACGAGTGGAAAGGCGACGATTCTGGGGCATGATGTCCTGACCGAGGCGGATACCGTCAGGCAACTTATCGGCTATGTGCCGCAAGAAAGGGCGATTGATAGATTTTTGACCGGACGTGAGCATTTGCTGCTCTTGGGAGATCTCTATCATCTCCCGAAGGAAGAATCTGTCAGACGTATTCAAGAGTTACTCAAATTGGTGGACTTGGAAGATCACGCAGATCGAGTGGCGAAAACCTATTCCGGAGGTATGAAGCGAAAACTCGATATTGCCTGTGGTCTCTTGCCAAACCCACGAGTCCTTTTTTTGGATGAACCAACGCTTGGCTTAGATGTCCAAAGTCGGTTGAATGTCTGGGAATACGTACGGCGTTTACGTGAACAGGGCATGACGATCGTGATGACGACCAATTATTTGGATGAAGCTGACCAGTTATGTGATCGAATCGCCATCATTGATGGTGGGAGGATTCGAACCATTGGTTCGCCCAAAGAACTGAAGGCCGGACTAGGGGGAGACGGAGTCTCGCTATCACTTCGTGACACCGAGCCTGCCTTGCTGGAAAAACTGGCTGGGGAGATTAAAGGTCTGTCCTTTATCCGGTCGGTCCGACCGCATGCCCGGGGATTAGACATTCGCGTTGAGGCTCCTGAAAAGGCCTTGCCCGCGTTATTCGAAGTAACGAACCGTCTGGGGTGCAAGCTTGAGGGCGTGGAATATCATCGTCCCCGGCTTGATGATGTGTTCATCAATTTTACCGGGCATTCTATCGACGAGACTCCGCAGCCTGCGGATCAGGATTAG
- a CDS encoding LON peptidase substrate-binding domain-containing protein: MFSDSHSTPIGTFRIPEVVPFFPLPNVVFFPHTYLPLHIFEPRYREMVEDTASRGDCIGMALLKDGWESQYYQSPPIYDLGCVGRLVSVNSLSDGRFNVILKGLSRCRYFEQSVTTSYRQAKLQVLPDTIESLKLEPSVRAQLIDVAECYLRQKKADDLSQLISSEDMNDGVLVNSLSAGLDLTANEKQFLLEAGHLTQRARRLADFLKFKLADIQSSAQG, encoded by the coding sequence ATGTTTTCAGACTCTCATTCTACTCCCATTGGGACCTTTCGAATCCCTGAAGTCGTCCCATTTTTCCCGCTGCCGAATGTGGTGTTTTTTCCGCACACCTACCTGCCTCTTCATATTTTTGAGCCGCGCTATCGAGAAATGGTCGAGGATACGGCTTCCAGGGGTGATTGTATTGGAATGGCACTTCTCAAAGACGGGTGGGAAAGTCAGTATTATCAATCCCCTCCTATTTATGACCTGGGATGTGTGGGACGCCTGGTCAGTGTCAATTCACTTTCAGATGGACGGTTTAATGTTATCTTGAAAGGACTCAGCCGCTGCCGGTATTTTGAACAATCCGTCACTACATCTTATCGTCAGGCCAAGCTTCAAGTTCTGCCTGATACCATCGAATCATTAAAGCTCGAACCTTCGGTACGGGCGCAACTGATTGACGTGGCGGAATGTTATCTGAGACAGAAAAAGGCCGACGACCTGAGTCAACTGATTTCATCTGAAGATATGAACGATGGTGTCTTGGTCAACAGTTTATCAGCCGGGTTGGATCTGACAGCGAATGAAAAGCAGTTTTTGCTCGAAGCAGGGCATCTCACCCAACGTGCTCGCCGCTTAGCAGACTTCCTCAAGTTCAAACTCGCCGATATTCAGTCCTCCGCTCAAGGATAG